A DNA window from Hevea brasiliensis isolate MT/VB/25A 57/8 chromosome 2, ASM3005281v1, whole genome shotgun sequence contains the following coding sequences:
- the LOC110638122 gene encoding mannan endo-1,4-beta-mannosidase 7, whose product MKHWGLVFLVVLLVQKQGIFLPVEADEGFITTKGVQFILNGSPFYTNGFNAYWLMYFATDPSTRNKVSSVFQEAKDHGLTLARTWAFNDAQDRALQTSPGSYNEQTFQGLDFVISEAKRYAIKLVLSLVNNYENFGGKKQYVNWARSEGQSVSSDDDFFTNSVIKGYYKNHIKTVLTRRNTITGVSYKDEPTIMAWELMNEPRCTSDPSGRTIQAWITEMASYLKSIDGNHLLEAGLEGFYGQSSSQKQQYNPNFQIGTDFIANNQIPGIDFATVHSYPDQWLPNSDRQSQESFLNSWLSNHIQDAQNILRKPVLFAEFGKSSRTSDYNQRDQLFNTIYSAIYSSARGGGAAAGGMFWQLFTKGMDSFRDGYEVIFSENPVTAAIIADQSQKLNKIRKMYARLRDIEEWNRARGIRSAKWTANNSSNIKN is encoded by the exons ATGAAGCACTGGGGTCTGGTTTTCTTGGTGGTTCTTCTCGTTCAAAAACAGGGGATTTTTCTCCCAGTTGAAGCAGATGAAGGGTTCATAACTACGAAAGGAGTGCAATTTATATTGAATGGAAGTCCATTCTATACAAATGGATTCAACGCCTACTGGCTCATGTATTTTGCCACTGACCCTTCTACGAGAAACAAAGTCTCCTCTGTTTTTCAAGAAGCTAAAGACCATGGCCTTACACTGGCAAGAACCTGGGCTTTCAATGATGCTCAGGACAGAGCTCTGCAAACCTCTCCTGGCTCCTACAATGAACAGACCTTCCAG ggatTGGATTTTGTAATATCTGAAGCTAAGAGATATGCGATTAAGCTAGTGTTGAGTTTGGTGAACAATTATGAGAACTTTGGAGGAAAAAAGCAGTACGTGAACTGGGCAAGGAGTGAGGGGCAGTCTGTATCATCCGATGATGATTTCTTTACAAACTCTGTAATCAAAGGATACTACAAAAATCATATCAAG ACTGTTCTTACAAGGCGTAATACAATCACCGGAGTTTCTTACAAAGATGAACCCACGATAATGGCTTGGGAGCTTATGAATGAACCCAGGTGCACCTCAGATCCGTCAGGACGAACCATTCAG GCTTGGATCACAGAGATGGCTTCTTACTTGAAATCCATAGATGGCAACCACTTATTAGAAGCAGGGTTGGAAGGGTTTTATGGCCAATCTTCATCTCAAAAACAGCAATACAATCCAAATTTTCAAATAGGGACAGATTTCATTGCTAACAATCAGATCCCTGGTATTGATTTTGCCACAGTTCACTCTTATCCTGATCAATG GCTGCCTAATTCAGACAGACAGAGCCAGGAATCTTTTTTGAACAGTTGGCTCAGCAATCACATCCAGGATGCACAGAACATTCTTCGGAAGCCGGTTCTCTTTGCTGAGTTCGGAAAATCATCAAGAACCTCAGATTATAACCAAAGAGACCAGCTGTTCAACACAATCTACTCAGCGATTTATTCATCGGCTAGGGGCGGAGGTGCAGCTGCTGGTGGCATGTTCTGGCAACTTTTCACCAAAGGAATGGACTCATTCCGAGATGGCTATGAGGTAATCTTCAGTGAGAACCCCGTAACAGCTGCCATCATAGCTGATCAGTCTCAAAAGCTTAATAAGATTCGAAAGATGTACGCGAGACTCAGAGACATCGAGGAGTGGAATAGAGCGCGGGGAATTAGAAGCGCGAAGTGGACTGCAAACAATAGCAGCAATATAAAGAATTGA
- the LOC110638118 gene encoding 50S ribosomal protein L31, chloroplastic yields the protein MALNLTSSFLQIKPLSPPLVPIGKVKVSAVGNSALQVTCRKKDIHPQFYEDAKVYCNGELVMTTGGTRKEYVVDVWSGNHPFYLGNRSAVVVDADQVEKFRKKFGELSQIMEIPVLKGEIVLPSRRKSAGKGKKK from the exons ATGGCGCTTAATCTGACAAGCTCATTCCTGCAAATTAAACCACTTTCTCCTCCACTTGTGCCCATCGGAAAG GTGAAGGTCAGTGCAGTGGGAAATTCCGCCCTGCAGGTGACGTGTAGGAAGAAGGACATACACCCTCAATTCTATGAGGATGCGAAGGTGTATTGCAACGGGGAACTGGTGATGACCACTGGTGGGACCCGGAAAGAGTACGTGGTGGACGTTTGGTCCGGTAACCACCCATTCTATCTTGGAAACCGATCGGCTGTCGTTGTCGACGCCGACCAGGTCGAGAAGTTCCGCAAGAAATTCGGTGAGCTTTCGCAGATTATGGAAATCCCTGTACTTAAAGGTGAAATTGTGTTGCCTTCTAGGCGCAAATCCGCTGGCAAGGGCAAGAAGAAATAG